One Malus sylvestris chromosome 14, drMalSylv7.2, whole genome shotgun sequence DNA segment encodes these proteins:
- the LOC126600917 gene encoding protein trichome birefringence-like 8, giving the protein MDLQPSHQPQKLHNFPFSFLIGRELRYGLSFFLLLVSSLFILRLVTPFDSQFLSDHLGFLSQILQNNNQNLSPGTCDYSYGRWVHDETHPLQSYTEDCPFLDPGFRCSQSGRKDQGYRRWRWQPAGCDVLRFNASDFLERSRNGRIVFAGDSIGRNQWESMLCMLAKGVSKKSRIYEVNGNPITKHRGFLSIRFQDYNLTVEYYRAPFLVVVGHPPKNSPSQVRTTVKLDQIHWYSEKWVGADVLIFSAGHWWNEDKTAKMGCYFEEDGKVNLTMGVMEAFRRSIQTWKSWVLKNLDPERTRVFFRSYSPVHYRNGTWNEGGLCDTYLGPETDYKNLEADPVNNLYISESIKQLEYENWKVQFLNITYLTEFRKDGHPSKYREPGTPADAPQDCSHWCLPGVPDTWNELIYATLLAKGFRTK; this is encoded by the exons ATGGATCTCCAACCCTCTCATCAACCTCAGAAGCTTCATAATTTCCCCTTTTCATTTCTAATCGGAAGAGAACTTCGTTACGGactctctttcttccttctcctcGTCTCTTCCTTGTTTATTCTCAGACTCGTAACCCCATTCGACTCTCAGTTTCTATCCGATCATTTGGGTTTCTTATCCCAAATCCTACAGAATAATAATCAAAATTTGTCTCCGGGAACTTGTGATTATTCCTACGGCAGATGGGTCCACGACGAAACTCATCCGCTTCAGTCCTACACCGAGGACTGCCCGTTTCTCGACCCTGGCTTCCGGTGCAGCCAGAGTGGTCGAAAAGACCAAGGTTATCGGAGATGGCGCTGGCAACCGGCTGGCTGTGACGTTTTGAG ATTTAACGCAAGCGACTTCTTGGAAAGAAGCAGAAACGGACGGATAGTATTTGCCGGAGACTCAATCGGGAGGAACCAGTGGGAATCTATGCTATGCATGCTTGCGAAAGGGGTGTCCAAGAAGTCCAGAATCTACGAAGTAAATGGGAACCCCATAACAAAACATAGGGGTTTTCTGTCGATACGGTTCCAGGACTATAACCTCACAGTTGAATATTATAGGGCACCGTTCCTTGTGGTTGTAGGACACCcacccaaaaattcaccaagTCAGGTCAGGACCACGGTTAAGCTCGACCAAATCCATTGGTACTCCGAAAAATGGGTTGGAGCAGATGTTCTAATTTTCAGTGCAGGGCACTGGTGGAACGAAGACAAAACAGCAAAGAT GGGCTGCTACTTTGAGGAAGACGGGAAAGTGAATCTGACAATGGGTGTTATGGAAGCATTCAGGAGGTCTATACAAACATGGAAGTCTTGGGTGCTCAAGAATTTAGACCCTGAAAGGACTCGGGTTTTCTTCCGAAGCTACTCTCCGGTACATTACAG GAACGGCACATGGAATGAAGGGGGGCTGTGTGATACCTATTTGGGGCCAGAAACAGACTACAAAAATCTTGAAGCTGACCCAGTGAATAATCTATACATATCTGAATCAATCAAACAGTTGGAATATGAAAACTGGAAGGTCCAGTTCTTAAACATCACGTATCTAACAGAGTTCAGGAAGGATGGTCACCCCTCAAAGTATCGTGAGCCAGGGACTCCGGCTGATGCTCCACAGGACTGCAGCCACTGGTGCTTACCCGGAGTGCCTGACACATGGAATGAACTTATTTACGCTACTCTACTGGCAAAAGGATTCAGAACCAAGTAA
- the LOC126600907 gene encoding uncharacterized protein LOC126600907 isoform X2, whose amino-acid sequence MATKLYHNGFLSPSSSNPWHSRKPATIHYSCNKVVDLDHLLSSWAYSKRRRLIRFSVLEHSNCYSLNLRAAGNRKRYLHFQKSRGMDSLVPLASADDGVTVNGSPQASTRRDVEEIKVKLNQSFQGEDSSDGLVQFLHEAARVFELAIKEQGSLSKSSWFSTAWLSVDKNAWLKTLSYQASVYSLLQAASEIASRGDGRDRDINVFVQRSLSRESASLESLIRDQLSAKQPEAYEWFFSEQVSLVVTSFVNYFEGDARFTAATNVSSKGTHLGSSNTSDISLLMLALTCNAAITKLGQAKVSCPQFFSTIPDITGRFMDMLVDFVPIRQAYLSLKNIGLHREFLVHFGPRAAACRVKIDQGSEEVVFWVNLVQKQLQRAIDRERIWSRLTTSESIEVLERDLAIFGFFIALGRSTQSFLSANGFDVLADPIGGFVRFLIGGSILYYPQLSSISSYQLYVEVVCEELDWLPFYPGISGTPKQSHGHQSKWEGPPNYEAIPQALEVCFQWMQSFIKYSKWLEDPSNVKAARFLSRGHNKLVECMEERGILKNENMKSGGNNIVERTRSGTRTPAEKELDTFDKALESVEGAVIRLEKLLQDLHASNSNSGKEHIKAACSDLEKIRKLKKEAEFLEASFRAKAASLQQEGNLSQSSTNKQQQFFKGKSRKNEGNRAASNSRGLWSFLLRPPTGKPNPGLIVDQSTVSSLEFEDPESNRIQRFELLRNELIELEKRVQRSADHPENEEDLKPADDSPNYEDDVGAAQLVQVLKKENIIEKSIDKLKEASTDVWQGTQLLAIDVGAATGLLRRVLIGDELTEKEKKVLQRTLTDLASVVPIGVLMLLPVTAVGHAAMLAAIQRYVPALIPSTYGPERLNLLRQVEKLKEMESSEDSSNVSVEELA is encoded by the exons ATGGCCACTAAATTGTACCACAACGGCTTTCTATCTCCAAG CTCTTCAAATCCATGGCATTCGCGTAAACCAGCTACAATACATTATTCCTGCAATAAAGTGGTTGATTTGGATCACCTATTAAGTAGCTGGGCTTATTCAAAGAGAAGACGCCTTATAAGATTTTCTGTGTTAGAGCACAGTAATTGTTACAGTCTTAATCTCCGAGCAGCAGGCAATAGGAAACGCTATCTACATTTTCAAAAGTCCAGAGGAATGGATAGCCTAGTTCCACTGGCATCTGCTGATGATGGTGTTACGGTCAATGGGAGTCCCCAAGCAAGCACCAGAAGGGATGTTGAGGAGATAAAGGTCAAACTTAATCAATCATTTCAAGGTGAAGATTCTAGTGATGGACTTGTCCAATTTTTACATGAAGCAGCCAGGGTTTTTGAGTTAGCCATTAAGGAACAGGGTTCATTGTCAAAGTCTTCTTGGTTTTCAACTGCATGGCTTAGTGTAGACAAAAACGCCTGGCTAAAAACACTGTCTTATCAG GCTTCAGTGTATTCCTTATTGCAAGCAGCAAGCGAGATTGCATCTCGAGGGGATGGCAGAGACAGAGACATAAATGTCTTTGTCCAAAGGAG TTTATCAAGAGAATCTGCTTCCCTTGAGAGCTTAATCCGGGATCAACTATCAGCCAAGCAACCTGAAGCTTATGAGTGGTTTTTCTCTGAGCAAGTGTCCTTGGTGGTAACATcctttgttaattattttgaagGCGACGCACGTTTTACTGCTGCAACCAATGT GTCTAGTAAGGGAACTCACTTGGGGTCTAGCAACACAAGTGACATATCTCTCCTCATGCTTGCACTGACATGCAATGCCGCAATTACAAAACTTGGGCAAGCAAAAGTTTCGTGCCCTCAATTCTTTTCGACAATCCCAGATATAACCGGTAGATTCATGGACATGCTGGTGGATTTCGTTCCTATTCGCCAGGCCTATCTTTCTCTAAAGAATATAGGTCTGCACAGGGAGTTCCTTGTCCATTTTGGTCCTCGAGCTGCAGCATGTAGAGTGAAAATTGATCAAGGTTCAGAAGAAGTTGTTTTCTGGGTGAATCTTGTACAGAAGCAGTTGCAGCGAGCTATAGATAGAGAGCGAATATGGTCAAGACTAACAACATCCGAAAGCATTGAG GTATTGGAGAGGGATCTGGCTATATTTGGATTCTTTATTGCCTTGGGTAGAAGCACGCAGTCCTTTCTATCAGCAAATGGATTTGATGTGTTAGCTGATCCGATTGGAGGCTTTGTGAG GTTCTTGATTGGGGGCAGCATCTTATACTATCCTCAGCTTTCGTCAATAAGTTCTTATCAATTGTATGTAGAG GTAGTCTGTGAAGAGCTGGACTGGCTTCCATTTTACCCAGGCATTTCAGGCACCCCTAAACAATCACATGGGCATCAAAGTAAATGGGAGGGACCTCCCAATTATGAAGCAATCCCCCAAGCTTTAGAAGTATGTTTCCAATGGATGCAGAGTTTTATTAAATACAGTAAATGGCTGGAGGACCCTTCTAATGTTAAGGCAGCGAGATTCTTGTCTAGAGG GCACAACAAATTAGTGGAGTGTATGGAAGAACGCGGTATATTAAA gaatgaaaatatgaaaagcGGTGGCAATAACATTGTTGAGAGGACTAGGTCTGGAACTCGTACACCAGCTGAGAAAGAATTGGATACTTTTGACAAG GCCTTGGAGAGTGTTGAAGGAGCCGTCATAAGACTAGAAAAATTGCTTCAGGATTTACATGCATCAAATTCTAACTCAGGAAAAGAGCATATAAAAGCTGCTTGTTCTGACCTTGAGAAGATAAGGAAGCTTAAAAAAGAGGCTGAATTTCTGGAGGCATCTTTCAGAGCAAAAGCAGCTTCCCTTCagcag GAAGGTAATCTCTCCCAGTCTTCTACTAACAAGCAGCAACAGTTCTTTAAAGGGAAAAGCAGAAAGAATGAGGGCAACAG AGCTGCCAGTAACTCTCGCGGTTTGTGGAGCTTCCTATTGCGCCCTCCAACTGGAAAGCCCAATCCTGGGTTGATTGTGGATCAATCT ACTGTTTCAAGTCTTGAATTTGAAGACCCAGAATCAAATAGGATCCAGCGTTTTGAGCTTTTACGGAATGAGCTGATAGAACTTGAAAAACGGGTGCAAAGGAGTGCTGATCATCCTGAAAATGAGGAG GATCTTAAGCCTGCTGATGATAGTCCTAACTACGAGGATGATGTTGGAGCTGCTCAACTAGTCCAGGTTCTGAAGAAAGAGAATATCATTGAAAAATCGATTGACAAGCTAAAAGAAGCTAGCACG GATGTGTGGCAAGGAACTCAATTGCTAGCTATTGATGTTGGTGCTGCTACGGGGTTGCTTAGAAGGGTCTTGATTGGAGATGAACtgacagaaaaagaaaagaaagttctACAGAGAACTCTGACCGACTTAGCATCAGTTGTTCCTATTGGTGTTTTAATGCTTcttccg GTCACTGCGGTTGGACATGCAGCAATGTTGGCTGCTATTCAGAGATATGTACCAGCTCTG ATACCATCAACATATGGTCCGGAAAGGTTGAATCTCCTGAGGCAGGttgagaaattgaaggaaatggaAAGCAGTGAAGACAGTTCCAACGTAAGCGTGGAGGAACTAGCCTGA
- the LOC126600913 gene encoding B3 domain-containing protein At2g36080-like, translating to MSTNHFSSDLSETQWWNTSSANSNPHQQDDSSGHPHSRTHIIPQFYQDGGSHPHPSFQPLQLNSQDPATPMSPTHFHTPTTTFNFNLNHHNAIDPNESDQLQPPPPHPRIDSYDEKEPMFEKPLTPSDVGKLNRLVIPKQHAEKYFPLGGGDSGLLLSFEDESGKSWRFRYSYWNSSQSYVLTKGWSRYVKEKRLDAGDVVSFERLRAHTDRLFIGWRRRNAVAAHDSGAQVSGGGVESSSGGGGGWTRMLYPAPHHGSSYPAHHYCHGVAPYPPDCLHAAGSDVQNMNQTTSVGNSKVLRLFGVNLECQQQAAEHHESEPSTPDGSSSSLSMSSQGPTHGQQQLYPSAAYNYADQHREFTTFSGDVKPTRNRRG from the exons ATGTCCACAAACCACTTCTCCTCAGACCTCTCAGAAACCCAGTGGTGGAACACCTCCAGTGCTAATTCTAACCCCCACCAACAAGATGACTCCTCAGGACACCCCCACAGCAGAACCCATATCATCCCCCAATTTTATCAAGATGGTGGCAGCCACCCCCATCCCAGTTTCCAACCCTTGCAGCTCAACTCCCAAGACCCCGCCACTCCCATGTCCCCCACCCATTTCCACACCCCTACAACCACCTTCAATTTCAACCTCAACCACCATAACGCCATCGATCCCAACGAATCAGACCAACTCCAGCCCCCGCCGCCGCATCCCCGCATCGACTCCTACGACGAGAAAGAGCCCATGTTCGAGAAGCCCTTGACCCCCAGCGACGTCGGCAAGCTCAACCGCCTCGTGATTCCCAAGCAGCACGCGGAGAAGTACTTCCCGCTCGGCGGCGGAGACTCGGGCCTCCTGCTCAGTTTCGAGGACGAGTCCGGGAAGTCGTGGCGGTTCCGCTACTCCTACTGGAACAGCAGCCAGAGCTACGTCCTCACCAAGGGCTGGAGCCGGTACGTCAAGGAGAAGCGCCTCGACGCAGGCGACGTCGTTTCGTTCGAGCGGCTCCGGGCCCACACGGATCGACTCTTCATCGGCTGGAGACGCCGCAACGCGGTCGCGGCGCACGATAGCGGTGCTCAGGTTAGCGGAGGAGGGGTTGAGAGTAGCAGTGGTGGTGGCGGAGGTTGGACCAGGATGTTGTATCCTGCACCGCATCACGGCTCGTCTTATCCTGCGCACCACTACTGTCATGGTGTGGCGCCATACCCACCTGACTGTCTACATGCAGCAG GGTCTGATGTTCAGAATATGAACCAAACGACATCGGTTGGGAACTCGAAGGTACtgaggctatttggggtgaactTGGAGTGCCAGCAGCAGGCAGCTGAGCaccacgagtcggaaccatcgACCCCAGATGGCTCATCATCGAGTTTGTCGATGTCAAGCCAGGGTCCGACTCACGGCCAGCAACAATTGTACCCTTCTGCTGCTTATAATTATGCCGACCAACACAGG GAATTCACTACTTTCTCCGGAGATGTCAAACCAACGAGAAATCGCCGAGGATAG
- the LOC126600907 gene encoding uncharacterized protein LOC126600907 isoform X1 produces the protein MATKLYHNGFLSPSSSNPWHSRKPATIHYSCNKVVDLDHLLSSWAYSKRRRLIRFSVLEHSNCYSLNLRAAGNRKRYLHFQKSRGMDSLVPLASADDGVTVNGSPQASTRRDVEEIKVKLNQSFQGEDSSDGLVQFLHEAARVFELAIKEQGSLSKSSWFSTAWLSVDKNAWLKTLSYQASVYSLLQAASEIASRGDGRDRDINVFVQRSLSRESASLESLIRDQLSAKQPEAYEWFFSEQVSLVVTSFVNYFEGDARFTAATNVSSKGTHLGSSNTSDISLLMLALTCNAAITKLGQAKVSCPQFFSTIPDITGRFMDMLVDFVPIRQAYLSLKNIGLHREFLVHFGPRAAACRVKIDQGSEEVVFWVNLVQKQLQRAIDRERIWSRLTTSESIEVLERDLAIFGFFIALGRSTQSFLSANGFDVLADPIGGFVRFLIGGSILYYPQLSSISSYQLYVEVVCEELDWLPFYPGISGTPKQSHGHQSKWEGPPNYEAIPQALEVCFQWMQSFIKYSKWLEDPSNVKAARFLSRGHNKLVECMEERGILKNENMKSGGNNIVERTRSGTRTPAEKELDTFDKALESVEGAVIRLEKLLQDLHASNSNSGKEHIKAACSDLEKIRKLKKEAEFLEASFRAKAASLQQEGNLSQSSTNKQQQFFKGKSRKNEGNRAASNSRGLWSFLLRPPTGKPNPGLIVDQSDNELIEQTVSSLEFEDPESNRIQRFELLRNELIELEKRVQRSADHPENEEDLKPADDSPNYEDDVGAAQLVQVLKKENIIEKSIDKLKEASTDVWQGTQLLAIDVGAATGLLRRVLIGDELTEKEKKVLQRTLTDLASVVPIGVLMLLPVTAVGHAAMLAAIQRYVPALIPSTYGPERLNLLRQVEKLKEMESSEDSSNVSVEELA, from the exons ATGGCCACTAAATTGTACCACAACGGCTTTCTATCTCCAAG CTCTTCAAATCCATGGCATTCGCGTAAACCAGCTACAATACATTATTCCTGCAATAAAGTGGTTGATTTGGATCACCTATTAAGTAGCTGGGCTTATTCAAAGAGAAGACGCCTTATAAGATTTTCTGTGTTAGAGCACAGTAATTGTTACAGTCTTAATCTCCGAGCAGCAGGCAATAGGAAACGCTATCTACATTTTCAAAAGTCCAGAGGAATGGATAGCCTAGTTCCACTGGCATCTGCTGATGATGGTGTTACGGTCAATGGGAGTCCCCAAGCAAGCACCAGAAGGGATGTTGAGGAGATAAAGGTCAAACTTAATCAATCATTTCAAGGTGAAGATTCTAGTGATGGACTTGTCCAATTTTTACATGAAGCAGCCAGGGTTTTTGAGTTAGCCATTAAGGAACAGGGTTCATTGTCAAAGTCTTCTTGGTTTTCAACTGCATGGCTTAGTGTAGACAAAAACGCCTGGCTAAAAACACTGTCTTATCAG GCTTCAGTGTATTCCTTATTGCAAGCAGCAAGCGAGATTGCATCTCGAGGGGATGGCAGAGACAGAGACATAAATGTCTTTGTCCAAAGGAG TTTATCAAGAGAATCTGCTTCCCTTGAGAGCTTAATCCGGGATCAACTATCAGCCAAGCAACCTGAAGCTTATGAGTGGTTTTTCTCTGAGCAAGTGTCCTTGGTGGTAACATcctttgttaattattttgaagGCGACGCACGTTTTACTGCTGCAACCAATGT GTCTAGTAAGGGAACTCACTTGGGGTCTAGCAACACAAGTGACATATCTCTCCTCATGCTTGCACTGACATGCAATGCCGCAATTACAAAACTTGGGCAAGCAAAAGTTTCGTGCCCTCAATTCTTTTCGACAATCCCAGATATAACCGGTAGATTCATGGACATGCTGGTGGATTTCGTTCCTATTCGCCAGGCCTATCTTTCTCTAAAGAATATAGGTCTGCACAGGGAGTTCCTTGTCCATTTTGGTCCTCGAGCTGCAGCATGTAGAGTGAAAATTGATCAAGGTTCAGAAGAAGTTGTTTTCTGGGTGAATCTTGTACAGAAGCAGTTGCAGCGAGCTATAGATAGAGAGCGAATATGGTCAAGACTAACAACATCCGAAAGCATTGAG GTATTGGAGAGGGATCTGGCTATATTTGGATTCTTTATTGCCTTGGGTAGAAGCACGCAGTCCTTTCTATCAGCAAATGGATTTGATGTGTTAGCTGATCCGATTGGAGGCTTTGTGAG GTTCTTGATTGGGGGCAGCATCTTATACTATCCTCAGCTTTCGTCAATAAGTTCTTATCAATTGTATGTAGAG GTAGTCTGTGAAGAGCTGGACTGGCTTCCATTTTACCCAGGCATTTCAGGCACCCCTAAACAATCACATGGGCATCAAAGTAAATGGGAGGGACCTCCCAATTATGAAGCAATCCCCCAAGCTTTAGAAGTATGTTTCCAATGGATGCAGAGTTTTATTAAATACAGTAAATGGCTGGAGGACCCTTCTAATGTTAAGGCAGCGAGATTCTTGTCTAGAGG GCACAACAAATTAGTGGAGTGTATGGAAGAACGCGGTATATTAAA gaatgaaaatatgaaaagcGGTGGCAATAACATTGTTGAGAGGACTAGGTCTGGAACTCGTACACCAGCTGAGAAAGAATTGGATACTTTTGACAAG GCCTTGGAGAGTGTTGAAGGAGCCGTCATAAGACTAGAAAAATTGCTTCAGGATTTACATGCATCAAATTCTAACTCAGGAAAAGAGCATATAAAAGCTGCTTGTTCTGACCTTGAGAAGATAAGGAAGCTTAAAAAAGAGGCTGAATTTCTGGAGGCATCTTTCAGAGCAAAAGCAGCTTCCCTTCagcag GAAGGTAATCTCTCCCAGTCTTCTACTAACAAGCAGCAACAGTTCTTTAAAGGGAAAAGCAGAAAGAATGAGGGCAACAG AGCTGCCAGTAACTCTCGCGGTTTGTGGAGCTTCCTATTGCGCCCTCCAACTGGAAAGCCCAATCCTGGGTTGATTGTGGATCAATCT GATAATGAACTTATTGAGCAGACTGTTTCAAGTCTTGAATTTGAAGACCCAGAATCAAATAGGATCCAGCGTTTTGAGCTTTTACGGAATGAGCTGATAGAACTTGAAAAACGGGTGCAAAGGAGTGCTGATCATCCTGAAAATGAGGAG GATCTTAAGCCTGCTGATGATAGTCCTAACTACGAGGATGATGTTGGAGCTGCTCAACTAGTCCAGGTTCTGAAGAAAGAGAATATCATTGAAAAATCGATTGACAAGCTAAAAGAAGCTAGCACG GATGTGTGGCAAGGAACTCAATTGCTAGCTATTGATGTTGGTGCTGCTACGGGGTTGCTTAGAAGGGTCTTGATTGGAGATGAACtgacagaaaaagaaaagaaagttctACAGAGAACTCTGACCGACTTAGCATCAGTTGTTCCTATTGGTGTTTTAATGCTTcttccg GTCACTGCGGTTGGACATGCAGCAATGTTGGCTGCTATTCAGAGATATGTACCAGCTCTG ATACCATCAACATATGGTCCGGAAAGGTTGAATCTCCTGAGGCAGGttgagaaattgaaggaaatggaAAGCAGTGAAGACAGTTCCAACGTAAGCGTGGAGGAACTAGCCTGA